CTGTATCgaggagagaagaggagatggTACCATAGATCCACATCTTGACGAGACCATCACGTTCCTTCCATGGTGTGTCTTCAGCATTCGTCGGTAGAGAAGTGCCATCGAGGTGGCCAGAAACACCAAAGCTGAGACAGTGGGTCTCAACTAATTCACGCCAAGCATCATAATTCATCTTCTGCATATCTAAGACGATAGGGATGTAGGACTTGATATGTGTAACGCCAAAAGATTTTTCAGTTGTAAGAACCATGAttttgagaaagaagaagaagaagatacgaAGAGGAAGTAGAAAAGAAGAGAGGGCGGCTAGTAGGCTTCTGATACCATGTTACTTGGCAAAACCCTTGCCTTGGTATATTGCATTATGTAAAGTATATATACAATCGTATGACTAGGGCATCTATACAATATATGGAAAGTACAATATTTCTAGTCTATCAGAAACTGTAGACTAATATAAAGACACACCAACCGGAGCTTCAGACCCTCGAGTAACTCATGAGCTTTTGAATACTCTCCAACCTTGGCTAATGCCCAAACTATCAATATGTCAAGGTGCCATGACATATACCAGTTTTCCTGATCACTCCACATATCAATAAAACACATTGAACAAAAGAACACATATCATCCCACTGGTGCATGGTTTACGTTTACCTGATCAGTCAAACGAGCTGCGAGGAGTTTGAGACGGTCTTCAAACGAACCTTTGAGAGCATCTCTTACATCCAAACGCAATA
This region of Brassica napus cultivar Da-Ae chromosome C5, Da-Ae, whole genome shotgun sequence genomic DNA includes:
- the LOC125587115 gene encoding uncharacterized protein LOC125587115, whose amino-acid sequence is MVLTTEKSFGVTHIKSYIPIVLDMQKMNYDAWRELVETHCLSFGVSGHLDGTSLPTNAEDTPWKERDGLVKMWIYGTISSSLLDTVLKTRCSARDLWVTIENLFCDNKEARAIQLENELRSLTIGDMSVHD